CATCTGATCAATTACCGTTTTAAAAGTTTGCTCAGATCCGTTGGCGATCATCATTTTTTTGAAACTCTCTCTGTAAGCAGCTTTATCCTGGCTAAATGATAAGGTAGCGGTCAATAAGCTGAGCGCGAATAACAGGACTATTTTCTTCATATTGTTGTTTTTTCGTGCAATGTTAAGAAAAATAACGTTTAATCAGTGCTTTAACTTTATGTTAACAATTTGCTTTTTATCAACAATAATACATCGGTTTTTCGGTAATAATATTATATTTGAAATAAGAGAGAAGCTGTTTTTAAGGTTGGTGGGGGAACGTATTAAAATAAAAAAACTGAACAATTAATATATATGAAACCTAACCAAATACTATATATATGCAACCTGAAGAACCAAATTCAAGAAGAAACTTCATTAAAAAAACGGCTGTGGGACTGGCCGTATTCTCTATTGTCCCGAGATACGTCCTTGGCGGAAATGGATTTATAGCCCCAAGTGACAAACTAACTAAAGCTGTTATTGGTGTCGGTGGAATGGGCCGGAACCATTTTCCTTACGACGGTACGCAAGTAGTTGCAATTTGTGACGTTGATAAAAGGCATCTGGCTTTGTCTTTGCCAATGCTGGATAAAGGCGTAAAAACTTTTAGTGATTACAGGGAGCTGATCAAACTTCCTGAAGTAGATATTGTACATATTGCTACCCCTCCGCACTGGCATGGGATTATGGCTGTTGATGCAGCAAATGCCGGTAAAGATGTTTGGTGTGAAAAGCCGATGACCCATAGTATAGGCGAAGGAAAAAGGGTAATGGAAGCAGTACAGCAGCACGGCAGGATTTTCCGCCTGAATACCTGGTTCCGCTTTAAGGATGATTTTTATGGCATGGGAACCCCTGTAAAACCGATTAAGAAATTGGTTGATAGTGGACTGCTGGGCTGGCCTTTAAAAGTTACAGTAAGCAAGCATACCGGTTTTGACTGGAAATTTTACTGGGTAGGGAAAGATAATTTACCTGTAGAGGCTGTACCCGCAGAGCTGGATTATGAAGCCTGGCTGGGCCCTGCACAATATAAACCCTATAGCACGCATCGTGTACATCAGACTTTCCGGGGATACTGGGATTATGATGGAGGTGGATTAAGTGATATGGGACAACATTATATTGATCCGATACAGTATTTTCTGGGTAAGGATGACACCAGTCCGGTATCCGTAGAAATAGACGCACCGCAACAACATACTGATGCAGTGGGCACCTGGCGCAGAATTACTTATACTTACGCAGACGGCTGCCAGATCATTCTGGATGGCGAAGGAAAAGATACTAATGTACCTTATATCGAGGGCCCAAAGGGAAAACTCTATCCTGGATTTAAATCAGATATTCCTGATTTGGAAAGAAAGCTGGCCAGTTTCCCTGATCCTGCGCCGCAGCTGACTGATTTCACACAAGCGGTTAAAACCAGGCAGCAATTTGCATTAAATGAGCAGAATGGTCACCGGTCTTGTAATATCATTAATATTGGATTGATTGCTTTACGTTTAGGACGATCTCTGAAGTTTGATCCCGTAAAACAGGTATTTATAGACGATGATGCAGCTAACAGGTTAATCAACCCGGTTTTGCGTGCACCATGGACTATTTAAATCATTCATTTCTCTATTTAAAACCTGCTAATTATTCTAGCTCATGATAAAAAAGATATTTTTTATACTGCTGACTGTTGCCCTGTTACAAAACAATGCTTTTGCCCAGGGAAAAACCGACCAGCGCACAACAACAACTCAAATCGCAGATTTATATGCGCAGCTACCAGCTCAGAATGCTGAATTGTTAAACGCTGGAATGCAGGAAATCTCCAATATGGGAGAAGATGGCTATGCAACGATGATCGGCGGAATGGCTGCCCAGGGAAAAGGCAATAATACTTTATTGGAATATGCAGTAGGTGGTTACTCTGCTTATGCGAGCAAAGCCGGCCGTGAAAGTGCAAAAAAGATGAGCATCCGTGCTTATTGTAAAGCTTTAACTAAGTTATCCGATGCTAAAAATAAGGCCTTCATCATTAGTCAGCTG
The sequence above is drawn from the Pedobacter cryoconitis genome and encodes:
- a CDS encoding Gfo/Idh/MocA family oxidoreductase gives rise to the protein MQPEEPNSRRNFIKKTAVGLAVFSIVPRYVLGGNGFIAPSDKLTKAVIGVGGMGRNHFPYDGTQVVAICDVDKRHLALSLPMLDKGVKTFSDYRELIKLPEVDIVHIATPPHWHGIMAVDAANAGKDVWCEKPMTHSIGEGKRVMEAVQQHGRIFRLNTWFRFKDDFYGMGTPVKPIKKLVDSGLLGWPLKVTVSKHTGFDWKFYWVGKDNLPVEAVPAELDYEAWLGPAQYKPYSTHRVHQTFRGYWDYDGGGLSDMGQHYIDPIQYFLGKDDTSPVSVEIDAPQQHTDAVGTWRRITYTYADGCQIILDGEGKDTNVPYIEGPKGKLYPGFKSDIPDLERKLASFPDPAPQLTDFTQAVKTRQQFALNEQNGHRSCNIINIGLIALRLGRSLKFDPVKQVFIDDDAANRLINPVLRAPWTI